Sequence from the Deltaproteobacteria bacterium genome:
CGCGACGACGTGGTGGAGCCGTTCGGGGACAGGGAGGCGCTCCTCGCGAACGCCCCCGACCGGCACAACGACTGTTTCCGCGTCCCGCGGATCATCGAAGATTAGGGGGGCGGTCCGCGCGCCATGGCGAACGTTCCCGTCCACGAGTGGACCCTCCTCGAAGCGGCGCGCAAGGTGCGGGAGAAGGAGATCTCCTCCCGCGAACTGACCGGGGCGATTCTCACGCGGATCGAGGCGCTCGATCCGAAGGTCCACGCGTACATCACCGTCCTCCCGGAAGCCGCGGCGGCGCAGGCCGCGGCGTGCGACGAGGAGCAGGCGAAGGGGGCCCTCCGCGGCCCGTTTCACGGCGTTCCGATCGGGCTCAAGGACATCTTCTGCACCCGCGGCGTGCGCACCAC
This genomic interval carries:
- a CDS encoding aspartyl/glutamyl-tRNA amidotransferase subunit C produces the protein RDDVVEPFGDREALLANAPDRHNDCFRVPRIIED